One genomic window of Aliiroseovarius sp. M344 includes the following:
- the tkt gene encoding transketolase, whose protein sequence is MDIATLRKSHPDHWKKATAIRALTLDAVAAANSGHSGMPMGMADVATVLYQNHLKFDASAPRWPDRDRFILSAGHGSMLIYSLLHLTGYEDVTLDQIKDFRQWGSITAGHPEYGHVSGVETTTGPLGQGIANAVGFAMAEEIQRARFGKKIVDHFTYVIAGDGCLMEGISQEAIGLAGRHRLGKLVVFWDNNDITIDGKVSLSDRTNQVMRFKASGWHVQEIDGHDPEQIDAAITKAKSTNKPSMIACKTHIALGHAAQDTSKGHGALTDAEQLKAAKEAYGAPLGAFEVADDVRSEWKAIGAKGADARAEWDARFASISERKQAEFNRAYALDVPKKLAGVVRALKRQVAEGKPAVATRKSSEMALEVINPVMLETVGGSADLTGSNNTKTGDLGVFDVDNRKGRYIYWGIREHGMAAAMNGMTLHGGMRPYGGTFFCFTDYARPAMRLASLMKIPTVFVMTHDSIGVGEDGPTHQPVEHLAICRATPNSFTFRPADTVETAEAWELALSSKDTPSIMVLTRQNLPTVRTEYKQKNLTAQGAYVLADAEAGKRQVILIATGSEVSLAMEARAALEAQGIGTRVVSMPCMELFAQQDEAYRRKVLPPGPMRVGIEAAVRDGGWDRWLLGERGREAKAAFVGMDSFGASAPAGTLFEKFGITADNVVSKAKDLLG, encoded by the coding sequence TTGGACATCGCCACACTGCGCAAAAGCCACCCCGACCACTGGAAAAAAGCGACCGCGATCCGCGCGCTGACACTGGATGCCGTAGCCGCCGCAAACTCCGGCCACTCTGGCATGCCAATGGGCATGGCCGACGTGGCCACCGTTCTGTATCAAAACCACCTTAAATTTGATGCATCTGCACCGCGCTGGCCAGACCGCGACCGGTTCATCCTGTCAGCCGGTCACGGTTCAATGCTGATCTATTCGCTGCTGCACTTAACGGGCTACGAAGATGTGACGCTGGATCAAATCAAAGATTTCCGCCAGTGGGGCTCGATCACCGCAGGCCACCCCGAATATGGTCACGTCTCAGGCGTGGAAACGACCACCGGGCCTTTGGGTCAAGGCATCGCCAACGCAGTCGGTTTCGCAATGGCCGAAGAAATCCAGCGCGCACGGTTCGGCAAGAAGATCGTGGACCACTTCACCTATGTGATTGCGGGCGATGGCTGCCTTATGGAAGGCATCAGCCAAGAGGCCATCGGCCTGGCCGGACGTCATCGTTTGGGTAAGCTGGTTGTCTTCTGGGACAACAACGACATCACCATCGACGGCAAAGTATCGCTGTCTGACCGCACCAATCAGGTCATGCGCTTCAAGGCATCTGGCTGGCACGTACAGGAGATCGACGGCCACGACCCGGAACAGATTGACGCTGCGATCACCAAAGCCAAGTCGACCAACAAACCGTCAATGATTGCCTGCAAAACCCATATCGCTTTGGGTCATGCGGCACAGGACACGTCGAAAGGTCACGGCGCGCTGACCGATGCGGAGCAACTGAAAGCCGCGAAAGAGGCTTACGGCGCACCGCTTGGCGCGTTCGAGGTGGCAGACGATGTGAGATCCGAATGGAAGGCAATCGGTGCCAAAGGGGCCGACGCTCGCGCCGAATGGGACGCGCGCTTTGCCTCGATCAGTGAACGCAAGCAAGCCGAATTCAACCGCGCCTATGCGCTGGACGTGCCCAAGAAACTGGCGGGCGTTGTCCGCGCGTTGAAACGTCAGGTCGCTGAAGGCAAACCCGCAGTTGCGACCCGTAAATCGTCAGAAATGGCGTTGGAAGTGATCAACCCGGTGATGCTTGAAACCGTTGGCGGCTCGGCTGATCTGACCGGGTCGAACAACACCAAGACCGGTGACCTAGGCGTGTTTGACGTGGATAACCGCAAAGGTCGCTATATCTATTGGGGCATCCGCGAACACGGCATGGCGGCGGCCATGAACGGCATGACCCTGCATGGCGGCATGCGCCCCTACGGTGGTACGTTCTTTTGCTTCACCGACTATGCCCGCCCGGCCATGCGTCTGGCGTCGCTGATGAAAATACCGACGGTCTTCGTGATGACCCACGATTCAATCGGTGTTGGCGAAGATGGCCCGACCCACCAACCGGTCGAGCATCTGGCAATCTGCCGCGCGACCCCCAACAGCTTCACGTTCCGCCCTGCCGACACGGTGGAAACAGCCGAGGCGTGGGAACTGGCGTTGTCGTCGAAGGACACACCGTCAATCATGGTTCTGACCCGTCAAAACCTGCCCACCGTGCGCACCGAGTATAAGCAGAAGAACCTGACGGCACAGGGGGCGTATGTTCTGGCAGATGCAGAAGCTGGTAAGCGTCAGGTGATCCTGATCGCCACCGGATCCGAGGTGTCGCTGGCGATGGAAGCCCGCGCCGCGCTGGAAGCCCAAGGCATCGGCACCCGCGTTGTCTCCATGCCGTGTATGGAGCTGTTCGCGCAACAAGACGAAGCCTACCGCCGCAAAGTTCTGCCTCCGGGCCCTATGCGCGTCGGTATCGAAGCTGCCGTGCGTGATGGTGGCTGGGATCGCTGGCTGCTGGGCGAGCGTGGCCGCGAAGCCAAGGCCGCTTTTGTCGGGATGGACAGCTTCGGCGCGTCAGCGCCCGCCGGCACTTTGTTTGAGAAGTTTGGCATCACGGCGGACAACGTTGTTTCCAAAGCCAAGGACCTTTTGGGCTAA
- a CDS encoding DMT family transporter, with product MTENTRGALFMVLAMATFALEDMALKAAARDIPIGQAVALFGLAGTVVFATMARAQGTPVLHPALLGKVMILRSAFEIAGRLFYALAIALTPLSSASAILQATPLVVALGAVFVFGERVGWRRWLAIGAGFAGVLMILRPGLDAFDPLSVFAVLGMLGFAGRDLATRASPVSMSAAQLGVAGFAVLTVAGTVLLTVSGGVTVPTPASLAFVALATVVGVLAYWALTRAMRTGEVSLVTPFRYSRLLFALAIGVTVFGERPDSWTLLGSAVIVVSGLFLLSRTRPAH from the coding sequence ATGACCGAGAACACGCGCGGCGCGCTTTTCATGGTCTTGGCCATGGCAACATTCGCGTTGGAGGACATGGCCCTTAAAGCCGCTGCCCGAGACATTCCCATTGGGCAGGCCGTCGCGTTGTTCGGGCTTGCTGGCACGGTCGTTTTCGCCACGATGGCACGCGCCCAAGGCACACCGGTTTTGCATCCAGCATTGCTGGGCAAAGTCATGATCCTTAGGTCGGCTTTCGAAATTGCCGGGCGCTTGTTTTATGCGCTTGCAATCGCGCTGACACCTTTGTCCAGTGCCTCGGCCATCCTGCAAGCAACGCCGCTTGTGGTCGCATTGGGCGCAGTGTTTGTCTTTGGCGAGCGGGTGGGATGGCGGCGCTGGCTGGCAATCGGAGCTGGGTTTGCTGGCGTGCTGATGATCTTGCGACCGGGCCTTGACGCCTTCGACCCTCTGTCGGTTTTCGCTGTTCTGGGAATGCTCGGCTTTGCAGGGCGCGATCTGGCCACACGCGCAAGCCCGGTATCGATGTCGGCAGCGCAGTTGGGCGTGGCTGGCTTCGCCGTTTTGACCGTCGCTGGCACTGTTCTGCTGACTGTATCTGGTGGCGTTACTGTCCCGACCCCTGCCAGCCTTGCCTTCGTGGCGCTTGCAACGGTCGTTGGAGTCCTTGCCTATTGGGCCCTGACCCGCGCCATGCGCACCGGCGAGGTGTCTCTGGTCACCCCGTTCCGCTATTCGCGCCTGCTGTTTGCACTGGCCATTGGCGTCACCGTATTTGGGGAACGCCCGGACAGCTGGACCCTTCTGGGCAGCGCGGTGATTGTGGTAAGTGGGCTATTCCTGCTATCGCGCACGCGGCCCGCCCACTAG
- a CDS encoding DUF808 domain-containing protein — MSGLIALLDDVAGIAKIAAASIDDVAAQAAKAGAKAAGAVIDDAAVTPKYVQGFEAKRELPIIGRIAWGSIKNKLLILLPIGLLLSSFAPWLIPPLLMLGGAYLCFEGAEKVWHVLFPHEHTWDHAEHDIGDPAHLEEEKVAGAIKTDFILSAEIMTIALAAIPESNIWMEAATLAVVALGITVAVYGSVALIVKMDDVGLFMANRGKLSATRAFGRGIVNAMPGLLKLLMIIGTAAMIWVGGSIIIHGLHELGAHQPYEIIHDIAVAAAHAVPSMEGFVEWAVTATLDGIVGLALGVLIIPFATRVIGPIWQAVFKGKA; from the coding sequence ATGAGTGGTTTGATTGCACTTCTTGATGATGTGGCGGGAATAGCAAAGATTGCAGCGGCGTCGATTGACGATGTTGCCGCACAGGCGGCGAAGGCGGGTGCGAAGGCGGCGGGTGCAGTGATCGACGATGCTGCTGTCACGCCGAAATATGTGCAGGGGTTTGAGGCCAAGCGCGAGCTTCCTATAATCGGACGCATCGCGTGGGGATCGATCAAGAACAAACTTCTGATCCTTTTGCCAATCGGGCTGCTGTTGTCGTCGTTTGCCCCATGGCTGATCCCACCGCTGTTGATGTTGGGCGGGGCCTATCTGTGCTTCGAAGGAGCCGAAAAAGTTTGGCATGTCCTGTTCCCGCACGAACATACCTGGGACCATGCGGAACACGATATTGGTGATCCGGCCCATCTTGAGGAAGAGAAGGTCGCAGGTGCGATCAAAACGGATTTCATCCTGTCCGCAGAAATCATGACCATCGCGCTGGCGGCGATTCCCGAAAGTAACATCTGGATGGAGGCCGCGACGCTGGCCGTGGTTGCGCTGGGGATCACGGTGGCGGTCTATGGCTCGGTCGCGCTGATCGTGAAAATGGATGACGTGGGGCTGTTCATGGCCAATCGTGGAAAACTTTCTGCCACGCGCGCATTTGGACGCGGGATTGTAAACGCGATGCCGGGCCTTCTGAAACTTCTGATGATTATCGGGACAGCCGCGATGATCTGGGTTGGCGGCTCGATCATCATCCACGGATTGCACGAGCTTGGTGCGCATCAACCCTATGAAATCATACATGATATCGCCGTTGCGGCGGCTCATGCCGTGCCAAGCATGGAGGGATTTGTTGAATGGGCTGTGACGGCGACGCTGGATGGAATCGTCGGGCTGGCACTGGGCGTTCTGATCATCCCGTTTGCAACGCGCGTGATCGGGCCGATCTGGCAGGCCGTGTTCAAGGGCAAGGCCTAG
- the gap gene encoding type I glyceraldehyde-3-phosphate dehydrogenase, with translation MTVTVGINGFGRIGRCTLAQIAASGRNDINVVKVNATGPLETAAHLLKYDSIHGRFPNEITLGDRTMDVGRGPMQMMSTYDMGELDWTGCDVVLECTGNFNDGKKAKRHIEQGARKVLISAPAKNVHKTIVLGVNDKELEAQHTLVSNGSCTTNGLAPLAKVLHEALGIERGIMTTIHSYTGDQPTLDRRHKDLYRARAAAMAIIPTSTGAAKALGEVMPELAGKLDGTAMRVPTPNVSAIDLTFEAGRDTSVEEVNRIVREAAEGAMSRVLGYDPEPKVSIDFNHTEQSSIFAPDQTKVVGGRTVRVMGWYDNEWGFSTRMADVAVKMGSF, from the coding sequence ATGACCGTCACAGTTGGTATCAATGGATTTGGCCGGATCGGCCGCTGCACGCTGGCGCAGATCGCGGCGTCCGGTCGCAATGACATCAATGTGGTCAAGGTCAACGCGACCGGCCCGCTGGAAACCGCGGCGCATCTGCTGAAATACGACAGCATCCATGGCCGCTTCCCGAACGAGATCACATTGGGTGACCGGACCATGGATGTGGGCCGCGGCCCAATGCAGATGATGTCGACCTATGACATGGGCGAATTGGACTGGACTGGCTGCGACGTGGTTCTGGAATGCACCGGTAATTTCAATGACGGTAAAAAAGCCAAGCGTCACATTGAACAAGGTGCCCGCAAGGTCCTGATCTCGGCACCGGCCAAGAATGTGCACAAGACCATTGTGTTGGGTGTGAACGACAAGGAACTGGAAGCTCAGCACACATTGGTGTCGAACGGATCCTGCACCACCAACGGGCTGGCCCCGCTCGCTAAAGTGCTGCACGAGGCACTGGGGATCGAGCGCGGCATCATGACGACGATCCATTCCTACACCGGCGACCAGCCGACGCTGGACCGCCGCCACAAGGATTTGTATCGCGCCCGCGCCGCCGCGATGGCGATCATTCCGACCTCGACCGGCGCGGCCAAAGCTCTGGGCGAAGTCATGCCGGAACTGGCAGGCAAGCTGGACGGCACCGCGATGCGCGTGCCAACACCGAATGTATCGGCCATCGACCTGACCTTTGAAGCCGGTCGCGATACCAGCGTGGAAGAGGTCAACCGGATCGTGCGTGAAGCCGCAGAGGGCGCGATGTCACGCGTCTTGGGTTATGACCCCGAACCCAAGGTGTCGATCGACTTCAACCACACGGAGCAAAGCTCGATCTTCGCCCCTGACCAAACCAAAGTCGTAGGCGGTCGCACCGTCCGCGTAATGGGCTGGTATGATAACGAGTGGGGCTTCTCGACCCGCATGGCAGACGTTGCCGTAAAAATGGGCTCGTTTTAA
- the gap gene encoding type I glyceraldehyde-3-phosphate dehydrogenase — protein MTVKVAINGFGRIGRLVLRALHETGRKDVEVVAINDLGSVEMNAHLLQFDSVHGRFPNEVKFTETTIDAGRGPIAVTAIRNPAELPWGDVDIVLECTGIFKGDKALVHLENGASRVLVSAPSSGADKTIVYGVNHDTLTKDDVHVSNASCTTNCLAPVVKALNDAVGIKKGFMTTIHSYTGDQPTLDTLHSDFYRARAAALSMIPTTTGAARAVGLVLPELAGKLDGVAIRVPTPNVSCVDLTFEASRDTTVEEINAAAIAAANGPLKGILGIVDRPLVSTDFNHDPHSSNFALDQTKVLDGNMVRVLSWYDNEWGFSVRMLDTAVAMAKFL, from the coding sequence ATGACAGTCAAAGTGGCCATCAACGGATTTGGACGTATTGGACGACTGGTGCTGCGCGCCTTGCATGAAACCGGCCGCAAAGACGTGGAAGTCGTGGCCATCAACGATCTTGGATCGGTCGAGATGAACGCGCACCTGCTTCAGTTCGACAGTGTGCATGGTCGCTTTCCCAACGAAGTGAAATTCACTGAAACCACAATCGACGCTGGCCGTGGGCCCATAGCTGTCACTGCGATCCGCAACCCGGCTGAACTGCCCTGGGGCGACGTCGACATTGTCTTGGAATGCACCGGCATTTTCAAAGGCGACAAGGCCCTTGTGCATCTTGAAAACGGCGCAAGCCGCGTTCTAGTCTCGGCCCCGTCCTCGGGCGCAGACAAGACCATCGTTTATGGTGTAAACCATGACACGCTGACGAAAGATGATGTGCATGTTTCAAACGCGTCGTGCACCACCAACTGCCTTGCCCCTGTCGTCAAAGCGCTCAATGACGCTGTCGGCATCAAAAAAGGCTTCATGACCACCATCCACTCTTATACCGGCGATCAGCCGACCCTTGATACGCTGCACAGCGACTTCTATCGCGCCCGTGCTGCCGCTCTTAGCATGATCCCGACCACGACCGGCGCGGCCCGTGCGGTCGGCCTTGTACTGCCGGAACTGGCGGGCAAACTGGACGGCGTCGCGATCCGCGTCCCAACTCCAAACGTGTCCTGCGTTGACCTGACTTTCGAAGCCAGCCGCGACACCACGGTCGAGGAAATCAACGCCGCCGCCATCGCCGCCGCAAATGGCCCCCTGAAAGGTATCCTTGGCATCGTCGATCGCCCTCTTGTTTCGACCGACTTCAACCATGACCCACATTCGTCAAACTTCGCCCTGGATCAAACCAAGGTTCTGGATGGAAATATGGTCCGCGTGCTGAGCTGGTATGACAATGAATGGGGCTTCAGCGTGCGCATGCTGGATACCGCCGTTGCGATGGCAAAGTTTCTGTAA